In Methylocystis echinoides, one genomic interval encodes:
- the murI gene encoding glutamate racemase, whose product MTRPPKILVFDSGLGGLTVFSEIIKLRPGADYVYCADDAGFPYGSWKEGDLVQRVRAVMETLIAGHAPDLVVIACNTASTLVLPDLRDHWPQLPFVGTVPAIKPAAERSRSHLISVLGTPGTVARDYTQNLIAQFAAHCRVTLVGSGTLARIAESQMQGQGVCDEDIAAEIAPCFVQSDGRRTDAVVLACTHYPLLVDDFRRLAPWPVDWIDPAPAIARRADQVLRERGFDEPFAGTGQARAVFTSGKTPDAQLRATLARFGLVAG is encoded by the coding sequence ATGACCCGACCGCCCAAAATTCTCGTTTTCGACTCCGGCCTCGGGGGCCTCACGGTTTTTTCCGAGATCATCAAGCTGCGGCCGGGGGCCGATTACGTCTATTGCGCCGACGACGCGGGATTTCCCTATGGCTCCTGGAAGGAGGGGGATCTCGTGCAGCGGGTCAGGGCGGTGATGGAGACGCTCATCGCCGGCCATGCGCCCGATCTTGTCGTCATCGCCTGCAACACCGCCTCGACGCTGGTGCTTCCCGATCTGCGCGACCACTGGCCGCAACTCCCCTTCGTCGGCACGGTGCCGGCGATCAAACCCGCGGCGGAGCGCTCGCGGTCGCATCTCATTTCGGTGCTCGGCACGCCCGGCACGGTGGCGCGCGATTATACGCAAAATCTCATCGCGCAATTCGCCGCGCATTGCCGCGTGACGCTCGTCGGCTCGGGGACGCTGGCGCGCATCGCCGAAAGCCAGATGCAGGGGCAGGGAGTCTGTGACGAAGACATCGCCGCGGAGATTGCGCCCTGCTTCGTCCAATCGGATGGACGGCGGACCGACGCGGTCGTTCTCGCCTGCACGCACTATCCGCTGCTCGTCGACGATTTTCGGCGGCTCGCGCCCTGGCCGGTGGACTGGATCGATCCGGCTCCCGCCATCGCCCGGCGCGCGGACCAGGTGCTGCGCGAGCGCGGTTTCGACGAGCCTTTCGCGGGAACGGGTCAGGCGCGCGCGGTCTTCACCAGCGGCAAGACGCCGGACGCGCAGCTGCGCGCGACGCTTGCCCGCTTCGGGCTCGTCGCAGGGTGA
- the nusA gene encoding transcription termination factor NusA, with amino-acid sequence MAVSANRLEILQIADAVAREKSIDRNIVIASMEDALQKAARSRYGQETEVRAEINPRTGEVRFSRLLLVVDKVENDATQISIEDARKRNPAALSGDWISETLPPFDFGRIAAQSAKQIIVQKVREAERDRQYEEYKDRIGEIVNGVVKRVEYGNVIIDLGRGEGVIRRDEMIPREMFRPGDRVRAYVYDVRREQRGPQIFLSRTHPQFMAKLFRQEVPEIYDGVIEVKSVARDPGSRAKIAVISRDSSIDPVGACVGMRGSRVQAVVQELQGERIDIIPWSADAATFIVNALQPAEVVKVVLDEDSSRIEVVVPDDQLSLAIGRRGQNVRLASQLTGWDIDILTEAEESERRQREFEERTRVFMSAIDVDEVVGRLLASEGFRSVEELAYVELPELASIEGFDEETAGEIQARARNYLERLEAENEARRVALGVSDELREIEGLTSAMMVKLGENDVKTIEDFAGCVPDDLVGWTEKKDGETTKHAGFFDGIDLSREEAEAMIMAARVRAGWIEAPEAEESEAAEATAAEGE; translated from the coding sequence ATGGCCGTCAGCGCCAACAGACTCGAGATTTTGCAGATTGCCGACGCCGTCGCGCGCGAAAAGTCGATCGACCGCAACATTGTGATCGCCTCCATGGAGGACGCGCTGCAGAAGGCGGCGCGCTCGCGCTACGGCCAGGAAACGGAGGTGCGCGCCGAGATCAATCCGCGCACCGGCGAAGTCCGCTTCTCGCGTCTCCTGCTCGTCGTCGACAAGGTCGAAAACGACGCGACGCAGATTTCGATCGAGGACGCGCGCAAGCGCAATCCGGCGGCGCTGTCCGGCGACTGGATTTCCGAAACCCTGCCGCCCTTCGACTTCGGCCGCATCGCCGCGCAATCGGCGAAGCAGATCATCGTGCAGAAGGTGCGCGAGGCGGAGCGCGACCGCCAGTATGAAGAATACAAGGACCGGATCGGCGAGATCGTCAACGGCGTGGTCAAGCGCGTCGAATACGGCAATGTGATCATCGATCTCGGCCGCGGCGAGGGCGTCATCCGCCGCGACGAGATGATCCCGCGCGAAATGTTCCGCCCCGGCGATCGCGTGCGCGCCTATGTCTACGACGTGCGCCGCGAGCAGCGCGGCCCCCAGATCTTCCTGTCGCGCACCCATCCGCAGTTCATGGCGAAACTGTTCAGGCAGGAAGTGCCGGAAATCTACGACGGCGTGATCGAGGTGAAGTCGGTCGCCCGCGATCCGGGCTCGCGCGCCAAGATCGCCGTCATCTCGCGCGATTCCTCCATCGACCCCGTCGGCGCCTGCGTCGGCATGCGCGGGTCGCGCGTGCAGGCGGTCGTGCAGGAACTGCAGGGCGAACGCATCGACATCATCCCCTGGTCGGCGGACGCCGCGACCTTCATCGTCAACGCGCTGCAGCCCGCTGAAGTGGTGAAGGTGGTTTTGGACGAAGACTCCTCCCGCATCGAAGTGGTGGTGCCGGACGATCAGCTGTCGCTCGCCATCGGCCGGCGCGGCCAGAACGTGCGTCTGGCCTCGCAGCTTACCGGCTGGGACATCGACATTCTGACGGAGGCCGAGGAATCCGAACGCCGTCAGCGCGAATTCGAGGAGCGCACCCGCGTCTTCATGAGCGCGATCGACGTCGACGAGGTCGTGGGCCGCCTGCTGGCCTCGGAAGGCTTCCGCTCCGTCGAGGAGCTCGCCTATGTCGAGCTACCGGAACTCGCCTCGATCGAAGGCTTCGACGAGGAGACCGCCGGCGAGATTCAGGCCCGCGCCCGCAATTATCTCGAGCGGCTCGAGGCGGAGAACGAAGCGCGCCGCGTGGCGCTCGGCGTTTCCGACGAATTGCGCGAGATCGAAGGCCTCACCAGCGCCATGATGGTCAAGCTGGGCGAGAACGACGTGAAGACCATCGAGGATTTCGCCGGCTGCGTGCCCGACGATCTCGTCGGATGGACCGAAAAGAAGGATGGCGAGACCACCAAGCACGCGGGCTTTTTCGACGGGATCGACCTGTCGCGGGAAGAGGCCGAGGCGATGATCATGGCCGCGCGCGTGCGCGCCGGCTGGATCGAGGCGCCGGAGGCCGAGGAATCCGAAGCGGCCGAAGCGACCGCGGCGGAGGGCGAATAG
- a CDS encoding linear amide C-N hydrolase, which yields MKKSIFSLLLGTSLALSDVAAQACTRIVYDTGDGSYIVGRTMDWMVDPATDLWAFPRGMSRDGSAGPGSIKWSAKHGSVISSFYNLATVDGINDAGLVANVLYLVEADYGDAAASRKPKLSIGAWAQYALDNFATVADAVTALKKEPFVLVAPDLPGGKKAAGHLSLADAAGDSAIFEYLGGKLVIHHGPQYRVMTNSPSYDHQLAITAYWNTVGGLEFLPGTARASDRFARVSWNLYAAPKEKDPRLATATVFSLIRAVSVPLGISDPKEPNIASTIWRTVSDSRAKRYYFESSYSPSIFWVDLDKLKLDAGAKPMKLDLKGHPILADEVSDKFAPAEPFKFIGQ from the coding sequence ATGAAGAAAAGCATTTTCAGCCTGCTTTTGGGAACGTCATTGGCTCTTTCCGACGTCGCGGCGCAGGCCTGCACGCGCATCGTCTACGACACCGGCGATGGGTCCTACATCGTCGGACGCACCATGGACTGGATGGTGGATCCCGCCACCGATCTCTGGGCCTTTCCGCGCGGCATGAGCCGGGACGGCTCCGCGGGGCCGGGCTCGATCAAATGGTCCGCCAAGCACGGTTCGGTGATCAGCTCCTTCTACAATCTCGCCACGGTCGATGGAATCAACGACGCCGGGCTCGTCGCCAATGTGCTCTATCTCGTCGAAGCCGATTACGGCGACGCCGCGGCCTCCAGGAAGCCGAAGCTCTCCATCGGCGCCTGGGCGCAATATGCGCTCGACAATTTCGCGACGGTCGCCGACGCGGTGACGGCGCTGAAGAAGGAGCCTTTCGTTCTCGTCGCGCCGGACCTGCCGGGGGGAAAAAAGGCCGCCGGCCATCTTTCGCTCGCCGACGCCGCCGGCGACAGCGCCATTTTCGAATATCTCGGCGGCAAGCTCGTCATTCATCACGGGCCGCAATACCGGGTCATGACCAATTCGCCGTCCTATGATCATCAGCTCGCGATCACCGCCTATTGGAATACGGTTGGCGGGCTGGAATTCCTCCCCGGCACGGCGCGCGCCTCCGACCGTTTTGCGCGCGTCAGCTGGAATCTTTACGCCGCGCCGAAGGAAAAGGACCCGCGGCTCGCAACCGCCACCGTCTTCTCGCTGATCCGCGCCGTCTCCGTCCCGCTCGGCATCAGCGACCCCAAAGAGCCCAATATCGCCTCGACGATCTGGCGCACGGTCTCGGACTCCAGGGCCAAGCGCTATTATTTCGAATCGTCGTACAGCCCGTCGATCTTCTGGGTCGATCTCGACAAGCTGAAGCTCGACGCCGGCGCGAAGCCCATGAAGCTCGATCTCAAGGGGCATCCCATCCTCGCCGACGAGGTGTCGGATAAATTCGCGCCCGCCGAGCCCTTCAAATTCATCGGGCAGTGA
- the rimP gene encoding ribosome maturation factor RimP, translating into MTENAASIDAALDEPRLVGETGVAARVAHLAEPVLAQLGFRLVRVKLMQQNGQTLQIMAERPDGTMTIDDCEAASQALSPELDVADVITNEYRLEVSSPGVDRPLVRVSDFARAIGHEARIELTHPLESGRKRFRGLIRGVEGEGRGANLALERTDARSDEEKLVVLPLADLDEGKLMLTEALIRESLRAGKLQQAAEDEEVPGEDEAERPRRGPGRFRGPQKGKAKPLVPAGVQTHFKKGPGPAKPRAPRSQGD; encoded by the coding sequence TTGACCGAAAACGCCGCCTCCATCGACGCCGCCCTGGACGAGCCCCGCCTCGTCGGCGAGACGGGCGTCGCCGCGCGCGTGGCGCATCTGGCCGAGCCGGTGCTCGCGCAGCTGGGCTTCCGCCTGGTGCGCGTCAAGCTCATGCAGCAGAACGGCCAGACCCTGCAGATCATGGCCGAGCGTCCGGACGGGACCATGACCATCGACGATTGCGAGGCGGCGAGCCAGGCTCTGTCGCCGGAACTCGACGTCGCCGACGTCATTACAAACGAATATCGGCTGGAGGTTTCCTCTCCCGGCGTCGACCGCCCGCTCGTCCGCGTTTCGGATTTCGCCCGCGCCATCGGCCATGAGGCGCGCATCGAGCTCACGCATCCGCTCGAATCCGGGCGCAAGCGCTTCCGCGGCCTCATTCGGGGCGTCGAGGGCGAAGGCCGCGGCGCCAATCTGGCGCTCGAGCGCACCGATGCGCGCTCGGATGAAGAGAAGCTCGTCGTGCTGCCGCTCGCCGACCTCGACGAAGGCAAGCTGATGCTCACCGAGGCGCTCATCCGCGAGTCGCTGCGCGCCGGCAAGCTTCAGCAGGCCGCCGAGGACGAGGAGGTCCCAGGCGAAGACGAAGCAGAACGCCCGCGCCGGGGGCCGGGCCGTTTCCGCGGTCCGCAGAAAGGCAAAGCCAAGCCGCTGGTCCCCGCCGGCGTGCAGACGCACTTCAAGAAAGGTCCGGGGCCCGCGAAGCCCCGCGCCCCCCGCTCTCAGGGAGACTGA
- a CDS encoding cytochrome c peroxidase: MPQTARPARLVLSLVLTLLASNALALEAPQTASDEAGLTPLERLGKRIFEDKSLSRPAGVACASCHDAATAFQGANGSPVPAVARGSKPESLGKRNTPSIMYASFAPPFGFIDEKNEETGKVEKIPAGGQFLDGRASDLLAQFEGPLLDPLEMNAPSKRFAVETIRDGVYAPLAREVYGDKLFDEPDAAFEKLAQAVVAYESSPRFHPFASKFDDFLRGKAELTPLEKKGFALFKDPKKGNCLACHAGAEESRAPQDWLFTDFTYDALGGPKNAAIAATATTPDLGLCKRPGLDKFAPAGFDVASVCGAFKVPTLRNIAVTGPYLHNGVFTKLRDVVAFYATRDTDPKRWYGKAEKFDDLPADYRGNVNTDEAPYDRKLGEKPRLSEKDIDALVAFLETLTDKPKP; the protein is encoded by the coding sequence ATGCCCCAGACTGCACGCCCGGCGCGTCTCGTTTTATCGCTTGTCCTGACCCTGCTCGCCTCTAACGCCCTCGCGCTGGAAGCGCCGCAGACGGCGTCCGACGAGGCGGGGCTCACGCCGCTGGAGCGGCTGGGCAAACGCATTTTCGAGGATAAGTCGCTGTCGCGCCCGGCCGGGGTCGCCTGCGCCTCCTGTCACGACGCCGCGACCGCCTTTCAGGGCGCCAACGGCTCGCCCGTCCCCGCCGTGGCGCGCGGCTCGAAGCCCGAGTCGCTCGGCAAGCGCAATACGCCTTCGATCATGTACGCCTCCTTCGCGCCGCCCTTCGGCTTCATCGACGAAAAGAACGAAGAGACGGGCAAGGTCGAGAAGATTCCCGCGGGCGGACAGTTCCTCGACGGAAGGGCGAGCGACCTGCTCGCGCAATTCGAAGGCCCGCTGCTCGACCCCCTCGAAATGAACGCGCCTTCCAAGCGCTTCGCCGTGGAGACGATCCGCGACGGCGTCTATGCGCCGCTCGCCCGCGAGGTCTATGGCGACAAGCTCTTCGATGAGCCCGACGCCGCCTTCGAAAAGCTCGCCCAGGCCGTCGTCGCCTATGAATCGAGCCCGCGCTTCCATCCTTTCGCGTCGAAATTCGACGATTTTCTGCGCGGCAAGGCGGAATTGACGCCGCTCGAAAAGAAGGGCTTCGCGCTCTTCAAGGACCCCAAGAAAGGCAATTGCCTCGCCTGCCACGCCGGCGCGGAAGAGTCGCGCGCGCCGCAGGACTGGCTCTTCACCGACTTCACTTACGACGCGCTCGGCGGTCCGAAGAATGCGGCGATCGCCGCGACCGCGACGACGCCCGATCTCGGGCTGTGCAAGCGCCCCGGCCTCGACAAGTTCGCGCCCGCGGGCTTCGACGTCGCAAGCGTCTGCGGCGCTTTCAAAGTGCCGACCCTGCGCAATATCGCCGTCACCGGCCCCTATCTGCACAATGGCGTCTTCACGAAGCTGCGCGACGTCGTCGCCTTCTACGCGACGCGCGACACCGATCCGAAGCGCTGGTACGGCAAGGCCGAGAAATTCGACGATCTGCCGGCGGATTATCGCGGGAACGTCAATACTGACGAAGCGCCCTATGACCGCAAGCTCGGCGAGAAGCCGCGCCTCTCCGAAAAGGACATAGACGCATTGGTCGCTTTCCTGGAAACGCTGACGGACAAGCCGAAACCTTGA
- the smbP gene encoding small metal-binding protein SmbP, whose translation MNRRTLMALMGAALLARPGLSVAQENHVAEAISHAREAVGQGLDGKADGLTDHAKQALEHAEAAQKEKSNRHVRAGIVHLKQAIKQGEKNRATAATRHAKAALAHLEQAPR comes from the coding sequence ATGAATCGCAGGACTTTGATGGCGCTCATGGGCGCTGCGCTCCTGGCGCGCCCGGGCCTTTCAGTCGCTCAGGAAAACCACGTCGCCGAGGCGATCTCCCATGCGCGCGAGGCCGTCGGCCAGGGCCTCGACGGCAAGGCGGATGGGTTGACGGACCACGCCAAACAGGCGCTCGAGCACGCCGAGGCGGCGCAGAAGGAAAAATCCAACCGCCATGTCCGCGCCGGGATCGTGCATTTGAAACAGGCGATCAAGCAAGGCGAGAAGAACCGGGCGACGGCCGCCACCCGACATGCGAAAGCCGCGCTCGCGCATCTGGAGCAGGCCCCGCGCTGA
- a CDS encoding glucan ABC transporter ATP-binding protein/ permease translates to MSVLKIYGRVLGLLRPQARLSLILVAANLSLAIAQFAEPTLFGRIIDRMTQAQAPGQTLTWSDLLPLLLAWAGFGLFSIGGAILVSLNADRLAHRRRLAVLSDYFEHVLNLPLTYHTGVHSGRLLRTMLEGSSAMFGLWLSFFRENCASFVALFILLPATLLLNWRLGGLLMLLVAVFYVATSYVLRRTEALQGAVERHNSSLAERASDALGNIPVVQSFTRIESESHALKRIIDDLLAAQMPVLSWWALVAVASRASATLTILSIFLLGTWLHLHGQASIGEIVTFTNFATMLIGRLEQVVGFVNVLFQQSAKIAEFFAVLDTQPSVADRPDARDAGRLAGAVAFENVTYSYDGRRKAVKNVSFKAKPGQTIALVGATGSGKSTTLGLLHRVFDPDEGAVTIDGVDIRAFTLVSLRRNIGVVFQEPMLFARTIEENLRIGDPDATDADIARALELAQASDFVLRQSDGRETLVGERGRSLSGGERQRLSIARALLKDPPILVFDEATSALDATTERQIQKALEAATRGRTTFVIAHRLATVRNADHILVFDQGEIVEAGSFDALVAKGGRFATLAAAQFMTEPTTPAAGLEGLIEPTAPQARAG, encoded by the coding sequence CAAGCCCAGGCGCCGGGACAGACCCTGACCTGGAGCGATCTTCTGCCGCTGCTTCTGGCGTGGGCGGGCTTCGGGCTGTTTTCGATCGGCGGCGCCATTCTCGTCAGCCTCAACGCCGACCGCCTCGCCCATCGACGCCGGCTCGCGGTTCTGTCGGATTATTTCGAGCATGTGCTCAATCTGCCGCTGACCTACCACACCGGCGTCCATTCCGGACGGCTGCTGAGGACGATGCTCGAAGGGTCTTCGGCCATGTTCGGCCTGTGGCTGTCCTTCTTTCGCGAGAACTGCGCCTCCTTCGTCGCGCTCTTCATTCTCTTGCCGGCGACGCTCCTTCTCAATTGGCGATTGGGCGGCTTGCTGATGCTGCTCGTCGCCGTCTTTTATGTCGCGACGAGCTATGTGCTGCGCCGCACCGAGGCCCTGCAGGGCGCGGTCGAGCGCCACAACTCCTCTCTCGCCGAACGCGCCTCCGACGCGCTCGGCAATATCCCCGTCGTTCAGAGCTTCACGCGCATCGAGAGCGAATCCCATGCGCTCAAGCGCATCATCGATGATCTGCTCGCCGCGCAAATGCCGGTCTTGTCCTGGTGGGCGCTCGTCGCGGTCGCGAGCCGCGCCTCGGCGACGCTGACCATCCTGTCGATCTTCCTGCTCGGGACCTGGCTGCATCTCCATGGCCAGGCGTCGATCGGCGAGATCGTCACCTTCACCAATTTCGCCACCATGCTCATCGGCCGGCTGGAGCAGGTCGTCGGCTTCGTCAATGTGCTGTTTCAGCAGTCAGCGAAGATCGCCGAGTTCTTCGCCGTGCTCGATACGCAGCCGTCCGTCGCCGACCGGCCCGACGCGCGCGACGCCGGCCGCCTCGCGGGAGCGGTCGCCTTCGAGAACGTCACTTATTCGTATGACGGGCGCCGCAAGGCCGTGAAGAACGTGAGCTTCAAGGCCAAGCCCGGCCAGACCATCGCGCTCGTCGGCGCGACGGGGTCGGGCAAGTCGACCACGCTCGGCCTGCTGCATCGCGTCTTCGACCCGGACGAGGGCGCCGTGACGATCGACGGCGTCGACATCCGCGCTTTCACGCTGGTGTCGCTTCGTCGCAACATCGGCGTCGTGTTTCAGGAGCCGATGCTTTTCGCCCGCACCATCGAAGAGAATTTGCGCATCGGCGACCCCGACGCGACCGACGCCGACATTGCGCGGGCGCTGGAGCTGGCGCAGGCCTCCGATTTCGTCCTGCGCCAGAGCGACGGCCGCGAGACGCTCGTCGGCGAGCGCGGCCGCTCGCTCTCGGGCGGCGAACGCCAGCGCCTCTCCATCGCCCGCGCTTTGCTCAAGGACCCGCCGATCCTCGTCTTCGACGAAGCGACCTCCGCCCTCGACGCCACGACCGAGCGCCAGATCCAGAAGGCGCTGGAGGCGGCGACCCGGGGCCGCACCACTTTCGTCATCGCCCATCGCCTCGCCACCGTGCGCAACGCCGATCACATTCTGGTCTTCGATCAGGGCGAGATCGTCGAAGCCGGCTCCTTCGACGCCCTCGTCGCCAAAGGCGGCCGCTTCGCGACGCTGGCGGCGGCGCAATTCATGACCGAGCCCACGACGCCGGCGGCGGGTCTCGAAGGGCTGATCGAGCCGACGGCGCCGCAGGCGCGGGCGGGTTGA